Proteins encoded together in one Mycobacterium simiae window:
- a CDS encoding TMEM165/GDT1 family protein: MLAAALLSLGVVFLAELGDRSQLITMSYALRFRWWVVLSGVAIAAGVAHGISVTVGHFLGAALPERPMAFASAIAFLIFAVWAWREGTGDDGESAASTPEPRFALLTVVSSFALAELSDKTTLATVTLASEHDWLGVWAGSTLGMVAADALAIGVGRLLHRRLPQHLLRASSGALFALFGLWILFDSALGKRSVAIAVTAAVTLAAVTVASAQTLRRRRSEASVSGRSSETM, from the coding sequence ATGCTCGCCGCGGCGCTGCTGAGCCTTGGAGTCGTCTTTCTCGCCGAACTCGGTGACAGGTCTCAGCTCATCACCATGAGCTACGCGTTGCGATTCCGGTGGTGGGTGGTGCTGTCCGGGGTCGCTATCGCAGCGGGCGTGGCCCATGGCATCTCCGTCACAGTCGGCCACTTCCTGGGTGCCGCACTGCCGGAGCGCCCGATGGCATTCGCCTCCGCGATTGCGTTCCTGATCTTCGCCGTGTGGGCCTGGCGGGAGGGCACCGGCGACGACGGCGAATCGGCAGCCAGCACACCCGAACCTCGCTTCGCGTTGCTGACCGTGGTGTCATCCTTCGCGCTCGCCGAACTAAGCGACAAGACCACGCTGGCGACGGTGACGTTGGCCAGCGAGCATGACTGGCTGGGTGTTTGGGCTGGTAGCACGCTCGGCATGGTCGCCGCCGATGCACTGGCGATCGGTGTGGGGAGGTTGTTGCACCGCCGCCTTCCCCAGCACCTGCTGCGCGCGTCGTCCGGCGCCCTATTCGCGTTGTTCGGCTTGTGGATCCTGTTCGACAGCGCGCTCGGGAAACGCTCGGTGGCCATCGCGGTCACCGCGGCAGTAACACTCGCCGCCGTCACCGTGGCGTCGGCGCAAACACTGCGACGGCGCCGGTCCGAAGCCTCGGTCAGCGGGAGGTCCTCGGAAACCATGTAG
- a CDS encoding superoxide dismutase, whose translation MAEYTLPDLDWDYAALEPHISGQINEIHHTKHHATYVKGLNDAIAKLEEARANDDHAAIFLNEKNLAFHLGGHVNHSIWWKNLSPNGGDKPTGDLAAAIDDAFGSFDKFRAQFSAAANGLQGSGWAVLGYDTLGDRLLTFQLYDQQANVPLGIIPLLQVDMWEHAFYLQYKNVKADYVKAFWNVVNWADVQSRYQAATSKTKGLIFG comes from the coding sequence GTGGCTGAATACACCCTGCCCGATCTGGACTGGGACTACGCAGCGCTGGAACCGCACATCTCCGGGCAGATCAACGAGATCCACCACACCAAGCACCATGCGACGTACGTCAAGGGTTTGAACGACGCCATTGCCAAGCTTGAAGAGGCGCGGGCCAACGACGACCATGCCGCGATCTTCTTGAACGAGAAGAATCTGGCATTCCACCTCGGTGGCCACGTCAACCACTCCATCTGGTGGAAAAACCTGTCCCCGAACGGCGGAGACAAGCCGACCGGAGATCTCGCCGCCGCCATCGACGACGCCTTCGGTTCGTTCGACAAGTTCCGCGCACAGTTCAGCGCCGCCGCCAACGGCTTGCAGGGCTCGGGCTGGGCGGTACTCGGCTACGACACCCTGGGCGACCGACTGCTGACCTTCCAGCTTTACGACCAGCAGGCCAACGTCCCGCTGGGCATCATCCCGCTGCTGCAGGTCGACATGTGGGAGCACGCCTTCTACCTGCAGTACAAGAACGTCAAGGCGGACTACGTCAAGGCGTTCTGGAACGTCGTCAACTGGGCGGACGTGCAGTCGCGGTACCAGGCCGCCACGTCCAAGACCAAGGGCCTGATTTTCGGCTGA
- a CDS encoding DUF4328 domain-containing protein, which produces MIQVCSKCGTRWNVRERRREWCPRCRGALMAPLADGSVADPRWSTPGGPPQPPRPPAPPRLPPGFRWIAVRPGAAPPARRGRQPLGPTPRYTVIPRWGLADRVEQAAAPGATPAREGPSAATLRLWLFISVLVLGGAALVYVLRYILLVINRKTLLNSIVATVADYLGYLASVAAAGVWIASAVLLIQWLIARRAAVFSHYGMPDPRPTRALWAGCIVPVANLLWAPVYVIELAALEEHYNRLRRPILEWWIAWIVSYAVSIWAIVTGFASDPQGIANNTVLMVFGYLFAAATLAAAARIFEGFERKPVARPAHRWVVVAPDRPNGAGGAPSSVPVEMKGQEPAA; this is translated from the coding sequence GTGATCCAGGTGTGCTCCAAGTGCGGCACTCGGTGGAACGTGCGCGAGCGCCGGCGCGAGTGGTGCCCCCGCTGCCGCGGCGCGCTGATGGCGCCCCTGGCGGACGGGTCAGTCGCCGATCCCCGATGGAGTACGCCCGGCGGACCGCCACAACCCCCGCGCCCGCCGGCACCGCCACGGCTGCCGCCCGGGTTCCGGTGGATCGCGGTACGCCCCGGCGCCGCGCCGCCCGCGCGGCGAGGACGACAGCCACTCGGGCCGACGCCCCGCTACACGGTCATCCCGCGCTGGGGGTTGGCCGACCGTGTCGAGCAGGCTGCCGCCCCGGGCGCTACCCCAGCGCGGGAAGGTCCGTCGGCGGCGACCCTGCGCCTGTGGCTGTTCATCAGCGTGCTGGTGCTAGGCGGAGCGGCATTGGTGTACGTGCTGCGCTACATCCTGCTCGTGATCAATCGCAAGACCCTGCTGAATTCCATCGTGGCAACCGTCGCCGACTACCTGGGCTATCTAGCCAGCGTCGCGGCGGCCGGGGTGTGGATCGCGTCCGCGGTGTTGTTGATTCAGTGGCTGATCGCCCGACGCGCGGCAGTGTTCTCGCATTACGGCATGCCCGACCCGCGCCCCACCCGCGCGTTGTGGGCGGGCTGCATTGTGCCGGTCGCCAACCTGTTGTGGGCTCCGGTCTACGTCATCGAGCTGGCTGCCCTCGAAGAGCATTACAACCGGCTGCGGCGCCCGATCCTCGAGTGGTGGATCGCCTGGATTGTCAGCTACGCAGTGTCGATCTGGGCCATCGTCACCGGCTTCGCCTCCGACCCGCAAGGCATCGCCAACAACACCGTCCTGATGGTGTTCGGCTACCTCTTCGCCGCAGCCACGTTGGCCGCGGCCGCCCGAATATTCGAAGGGTTCGAACGCAAGCCCGTGGCGCGTCCCGCACACCGCTGGGTGGTGGTCGCGCCCGATCGGCCCAATGGCGCCGGCGGGGCACCGTCGAGTGTTCCGGTTGAGATGAAGGGGCAGGAACCGGCAGCATAG